One Streptomyces sp. 840.1 genomic window, TCGCGCTGGGCCTCGGGCAGCGGATACGTGCCCTCCATCTCCACCGGGTTCTGGGTGGCCACGACCATGAAGGGGTCGGGCAGTTCGTAGGAGTGCCCGTCGATCGTGACCTGGCGCTCCTCCATCGACTCCAGCAGCGCGGACTGGGTCTTGGGCGAGGCGCGGTTGATCTCGTCGCCGATCACGATCTGGGCGAAGATCGCTCCGGGTTTGAACTCGAACTCGCGGCGCTGCTGGTCGAAGATGGACACCCCGGTGATGTCGGAGGGCAGCAGGTCCGGTGTGAACTGGATGCGCCGCACCGAGCAGTCGATGGACCGCGCCAGCGCCTTGGCCAGCATGGTCTTGCCGACGCCGGGCACATCCTCGATCAGCAGATGTCCCTCCGCGAGCAGCACGGTCAGCGAAAGCCGTACGACCTCAGGCTTGCCCTCGATCACACTCTCCACCGACCTGCGCACCCGCTCCGCTGTGGTGGTCAGATCTGTGAGGCTCGCTCGATCGTCATAGGTCGTCACCCGGCCCTCCTCGGCCCTGCCCCACGCTCACCAGGAGCACGGGATTCCCCAGTCACGGTCCGGTGCTCCTGTACGGCCCGGCCCACCCCGAATACGGACACCGCGCCGGACGAGGTCCGACGGGGTGTCACACCCGCATTCTTGTTGCCGTTACCGCTTCGTGTCACTCGCGTGTGGATAACTGGGGCCGATATGTCGGATTGGGTGGGTTTTTCGATGCCCGAAAGGGTCTTTCCGGAGGTCAGGAAGCCGGGAGGATCTCGCGCAGCAGGCCGGTCGTCACGTCGAAGACGAAGCCGCGCACATCATCGTTGTGCAGCAGGAACGGCGAGGTGCGCACCCGCTGGATCGACTGCCGGACGTCCTGGTCGGCGTCGGTGTACGCCTCCACGGCCCAGACGGGGCGCTGGCCGACCTCCGCCTCCAGCTCCTGGCGGAACTCCTCGGTGATCGACTCCATGCCGCAGTTGGTGTGGTGGATCAGTATCACGCTGCGGGTGCCGAGGGCCCGCTGGCTGATGGTCAGCGAGCGGATCACGTCGTCGGTGACCACACCGCCCGCGTTGCGGATGGTGTGGCAGTCACCGAGCGCCAGACCGAGCGCCTTGTGCAGGTCGAGCCGGGCGTCCATGCAGGCGACCACGGCGACGCGCAGCACCGGCTTCGCGTCCATGCCGGGATCGCTGAACTCGGCGGCGTACTCGGTGTTCGCCCCGACGAGGCGGTCGGTGACCGTGCCGTCGGTGCCGGCCCGGTCTGCGGGGGAGGTGGACGGCTCGGCGGGGGACTGCGCGGAAGTCGACATGAACAAGACGTTAGCCCGGCTCCGCCGCTCCGGCGTGGCGTGGAAGCGGACAAAGAACGTCAACGGTGTTTGTTGTGAGGTAACCCACAAGCCTCACACCGAGTCACCCGGCCGGGTGAACAAAGGGAGGGCCGACGCGCTGCCGGGTTGATTGATCGGGAATCGATCGAATGGCAGGGTGGAGCAGGACCGGCTGCAGACCGGTCTAAAGTGACGGGAAGTTACCGACACCCTGCACATTCCGAAGTTTCCCCGTGTGCGCGGCGTACGTACGGCCCGGCCCTCTCCCGCTCGCCGGTCGGCTGACGCCTCTTCCCCGGCGCCGGCGGACCTCCCCTTCGCGAGCGGGCGGGGACCAGGCCGTACGTGCCGCCACCCGGGACCTGAGCCTGAGAGGGCGCATGAGCCAGACCCGACACGTCCCGGTGATGCTCCAGCGGTGCCTGGACCTGTTGGCCCCGGCTCTTGAGGCACCGGGCCCCAGGCCGCCCGTGGTCGTCGACTGCACGCTGGGCCTCGGCGGACACAGCGAGGCGCTGCTCTCCGCCTTCCCGACCGCCCGGCTGATCGCCCTGGACCGGGACAAGGAGGCGCTGCGCCTTTCGGGTGAGCGGCTCGCTCCCTACGGCGACCGCGCCACCCTGGTGCACGCCGTCTACGA contains:
- a CDS encoding carbonic anhydrase, producing MSTSAQSPAEPSTSPADRAGTDGTVTDRLVGANTEYAAEFSDPGMDAKPVLRVAVVACMDARLDLHKALGLALGDCHTIRNAGGVVTDDVIRSLTISQRALGTRSVILIHHTNCGMESITEEFRQELEAEVGQRPVWAVEAYTDADQDVRQSIQRVRTSPFLLHNDDVRGFVFDVTTGLLREILPAS